The Natrinema sp. DC36 genome includes the window GATTTCTAGCTGCCACTCATCGCTTCCCATAGATGATTTTATTACAATATGATTAGAAAGATGATTGATGGGAGATACGGATCAACGCTTCGCCGCTGATATCGACGATGATTCCATTACGACCGTTCGCGAACAGGACCTTCCCGAGTCGGTACTACCCCTTCTCGACGTGTACGACGACGTCATCGGAGACAGAGACCGATTTCTCTGGCAGTGGCTCTATCACCTCTTTCCGACGTTCAGACTCTCGTGTCTCGACGATACCCGCGCTCGCGAGGTGCGCAACGCGAAGCTGACCGCGTCGATATTCGTCACCGTCGCGGACGATGTCGCCGAACGCCACGGTGACCGAGCCACGTTCGACGAACTGACGTCCATTCCGTTCGACCACCGCCGGCCGGATCCGGAGCGACGCGATGTCGACGGCGACGTCGTTCGATTTCTGATGGACGTCTGGAACGAGTTTTCGGCGCTGTACGATGCGAGCCCCCGTTCGAGGGAGTTCGCGGAGCTGTTACAGTTCGATCTTCAACAGACGCTTCAGGCGATCGAGTACTCGTATCTCTCGAA containing:
- a CDS encoding terpene synthase family protein gives rise to the protein MGDTDQRFAADIDDDSITTVREQDLPESVLPLLDVYDDVIGDRDRFLWQWLYHLFPTFRLSCLDDTRAREVRNAKLTASIFVTVADDVAERHGDRATFDELTSIPFDHRRPDPERRDVDGDVVRFLMDVWNEFSALYDASPRSREFAELLQFDLQQTLQAIEYSYLSNRYPGLVSERELWTYDVHNMLVFPLAGIDLSNAPSFDSSELSSLRQVLDRTQRMARIGNWISTWKRELAEGDCSSGVVVHALENDVVSPEQVQAVRRNPTDATVDPVVEAITDAGVEDYFLDRWDAEYETVGRYESEIESVDVGAYLEGFETVLSYHLASEGEK